One Leopardus geoffroyi isolate Oge1 chromosome B1, O.geoffroyi_Oge1_pat1.0, whole genome shotgun sequence DNA window includes the following coding sequences:
- the REELD1 gene encoding reelin domain-containing protein 1 isoform X3 has product MGFLLQARRVSDHQIAGTFVSIPPHSKPMACFQEADTVTHSDKSRKRNLAFEWQAPAQPVGDIRFLLSVVQSYFVYWERIESPVMSQQTRSRAHRDGPVQPSSPMPTPGWRPEGTEGIAPASSPPTTLPQQRADIFAVALTRATEENSLDSSPASFWVMEFPGGTETLLQSSSHTATAISNGQQPRGDRSPTLEPSLDVRGLERLMAPGRFSSEGIASSPSTYFRTQDDPSFGSLETCLPSDTDEQDKMESSNRTVMRSRLSTVHLTYPRHFWSSEAFTGSEARAATSTPVFHTSATSRPPAAGSQSEASRPSASFLPQSKYKEPRVGEGNGRGRGGYPRKPNPRPEVEQEGHSAPSGLQLRTSQLGILLCLSATLGMALAAGLRYLHAQYCHTQTEVSFSEPAGDAITSSNGGETVHVRKIGENSFVSVEVEYNWITSSVGSEKTVL; this is encoded by the exons ATGGGATTTCTACTACAGGCTCGAAGAGTCTCTGATCATCAAATAGCTGGCACTTTTGTTTCCATCCCTCCTCATTCCAAACCGATGGCTTGTTTTCAAGAGGCTGACACAGTCACCCACTCTGACAAGTCCCGGAAGAGAAACCTGGCCTTCGAGTGGCAGGCTCCTGCCCAGCCTGTGGGGGATATTAGATTCCT TTTATCAGTGGTCCAGTCATATTTCGTTTACTGGGAGAGAATTGAATCCCCTGTGATGTCTCAACAGACACGCAGCAGAGCCCATCGTGATGGCCCCGTGCAGCCCAGCTCACCGATGCCAACCCCTGGGTGGAGGCCAGAGGGAACGGAAGGAATCGCCCCAG CTTCCAGTCCCCCCACCACTCTTCCCCAGCAGCGTGCAGACATCTTTGCTGTTGCCCTAACTAGAGCTACAGAGGAGAACAGCTTAGATTCTTCTCCTGCCAGTTTTTGGGTGATGGAATTTCCTGGGGGCACAGAGACTCTGTTGCAATCATCTTCACACACAGCTACTGCAATCAGCAATGGCCAGCAACCCAGAGGGGACAGAAGCCCAACCCTAGAACCATCCTTGGATGTCCGTGGGCTGGAGAGACTCATGGCTCCCGGGAGATTCTCCTCAGAGGGCATTGCTTCCAGCCCTAGCACCTACTTCAG GACTCAGGATGATCCAAGCTTTGGTTCATTGGAAACTTGCCTGCCCTCGGATACAGATGAACAG GACAAGATGGAATCCTCTAATAGGACTGTGATGAGGTCCCGTCTGTCCACTGTCCATCTTACCTATCCTCGGCATTTCTGGTCCTCTGAAGCATTCACTGGGAGTGAGGCTAGGGCAGCCACCTCAACCCCTGTCTTCCACACTTCTGCCACTTCTAGGCCACCTGCTGCAGGCAGCCAGTCAGAGGCATCTAGGCCTTCTGCCAGCTTCTTACCTCAGTCGAAGTACAAGGAgcccagagtgggggagggaaatggaaggggcagagggggataCCCCAGGAAACCCAACCCAAGGCCTGAGGTTGAGCAAGAGGGACACAGTGCCCCTTCGGGGCTCCAGCTCAGGACTTCCCAGCTGGGAATCCTGCTTTGCCTTTCAGCCACCTTGGGCATGGCCCTGGCTGCTGGCCTTCGCTACCTGCATGCCCAATATTGCCACACTCAGACGGAAGTATCCTTCAGTGAGCCTGCTGGGGATGCTATTACCAGCAGCAATGGAGGCGAGACTGTGCATGTCAGGAAGATCGGGGAGAACAGTTTTGTTTCAGTTGAAGTGGAATACAACTGGATCACTTCCTCTGTGGGTAGTGAGAAAACAGTCCTCTGA